The following is a genomic window from Dehalogenimonas sp. 4OHTPN.
CAATATATTTCTTTGAGAGATTCGGCTTCCGGGGCGGTAAAACCTACCAGTTTGTTTACGGCACGGTAGCAACGTTGTTCCTGGCAGCTGGCGGGGCCATGGCCGCCTGGTTTCTGACCGACTGGCTGAGAGAGATTAATTACGCCCTTTATATTATCGTCAGCGGTGTCCTACTCAAGATGACCTTCAGTTTCGTTTATCTCCGTAAGACGGCGCTTCATATCAAGCGGCTGATAGAAAAAGACGAGACGCTGGATAAGGCTCGCTTCGAGCTTCGGGCGCTGGTCTCCCGCGACACTTCGAAATTGCCGCGGCCGTATCTGGTCTCGGCCACCGTCGAATCCGTCTCGGAGAGCCTGTGCGACAGCCTGGTGTCGCCGCTGTTTTTTTTCGTGGTGGGCAGCCTGTTCGGAACGCTCGGCCTAGCGGCGGCCTTCGGCTTCCGGGTTGTTTCCACCTTCGACAGCATGATCGGCTATCATGGCAAATACGAATATTTCGGCAAATTCCCGGCGCGGCTGGACGACGTCCTGAACTATATTCCAGCACGGCTTTCGGCGTTAGCCATCATCGCCGGTGCCTGGCTGACCAAGATGGAGGCCCGGCGGGCTTGGCGAGTCGCCAAGATTGACCACTTGAAGACCGAAAGCCCCAACGCTGGCTGGCCGATGGCGGCGGCTGCCGGGGCCTTGGGCGTACAATTCGAGAAAATTGATCACTACCGGTTAGGCCGTATTGACCGCCCTATGACACCAGGGGTAATAGATGACTCGCTTCGGTTAATCAACTCCGCCACCCTGGTTTGGTTCATCATTTGCTTCGCCATCGGGGGGGTGCATATTGCTCTCTCCTAGGCCTGAGGTCGCCGCGCTCAAATCCTGCTACCACGGCGGGCCGAATTATGCTGAGTTCGAGCGCCTGGGCATCCGTCCAGAAGAGGTCATCGATTTCAGTTCCAACTCAAACCCGTACCCCTTTAGGTTGGATTTTTCTATCGATGACGTGGTCATTGACCATTACCCCGATTCTGACTCAACAGACCTGCGCCGCCTCATAGCCGCGGAAAATGGCGTCAAACCATCAAACGTCATCGTGGGCAGCGGCAGCATGGAGGTGATCAGGCTTATCGCTCAAGCATATTTGAGTCAGAGCGACAGAGTCCTGATTTGCAAGCCAACTTTCGGCGAATACGAAATCGCTTGCCGAATCGCTGGTGCCCAAGTTATCGACTTATGGGCAGAAGAACGCTTCTGTTTTCGATTTGATGCCAGGCGCGTTGCAGCGCTGATTCAAAACCTTCAAACAAAAGCCGTATTTATTTGTAATCCCAACAACCCAACAGGACAATATCTTTCGCTTTCAGAAATTGAACATGTATTGGAAGTGAACCCTTCTTGTCTTTTAGTTCTTGATGAGGCGTATATAGCGTTCACCAAAAACTCATGGGACTCCATGGATTTGCATTCTCACCGCAATCTGGTAATCATACGCAGCATGACCAAAGATTACGCTTTAGCCGGCTTACGTCTAGGGTATGCTATCGCCGATGAGTCGATTATTGCCAATTTAGAAAAGGTTAAACCGCCTTGGAATGTAAATGCGATCGCCCAGCGCGCCGGAATTCAAGCATTACGCGACAAAAGATATTTGAATAGGAGCGAGCGTTTGGTGAAGCGAGGGCGGGACTACTTGATTAACGAATTATCTGCTATGGGATTTCACATCGTACCAACAATGACAAATTTCTTTCTTATGGGTGTTGATGACGCGAAAATATTCAGATCAAAATTATTAATAAAAGGACTTATTGTACGCGACTGCACCTCTTTTGGGTTACCTCAGTATGTACGAATTGCTCCCCGAACTTTGCCAGAATGCCGACGTTTAGTTCATGCGATCAAATCCAGGGATTGACATCATCCATCGAAAACGTTACAATAACTAACAATTGAATATGGGCTTACGGCGCTCGAATAGAGCTTAATTGGGAAGTCCGAGAGAATCGGACGCGGTCCCGCCGCTGTAACTGGTAACGAAACCGGCATTTAGCCACTGTTCCTAATCAGGATGGGAAGGCGCCGGGAATAGGCTTGAACCAGAAGCCAGAAGACCTGCCGTAGAAACAACGCCCTCGAGGAAGGGTTCGGGAGATGGTAAATCCCTGAACCGGTGCCGGTTCGGGGATTTGTTTTTTGATTCCTCGGACTAGCATATGGTCCGGGGATTTTTATTTTACTAAAAATGAAAACTGCAGTCTTGATACAACCTGGAAACTTGAGAGTCCTAAGGACAAAACGCCCTACCTGTCCTCAGCGAGGTCTTGTTGTCAAGGTTACCTGTTGCGCTATTTGTTCCAGTGATGCCCGCATGGTTTTAAACGGGCATCAAGGCTTAGTTTACCCTAGAGTCCCCGGCCACGAAATCGCCGGCGTGGTATTTGAGAGTAAGAACCCGGCATATAACATCGGAGACCGCGTTCAAATCTATCCCGGCATTAACTGCGGGTATTGCACGGCGTGTCTGAGAGGCGACACGCGAAGGTGTGCTTCCCTAAAAACCCTTGGGTTTTCAGAAGACGGCGGCTTCTCTGAATACCTGTCAGTGACAGATACCTCGATTCTGTCCGGCGGATTGAACTTGATCCCTCAAAATATCACTGATGAAGAAGCCACCCTGACCGAACCACTTGCTAGCTGTATCAACGCGCAGGAAAAAACCAGAGTAAATAAAGGCGACATCGTATTGATTATCGGCGGAGGGCCGTTAGGATTATTGAACAGCTTCATAGCCCGAAAAATGGGTGCGGAGAAGGTGCTGATCAGCGAAAGGAACGAGAAACGTCTCGCTTTGGTTAAGAAGCTTGGTCGAGCAGACAGGGTTATCGACGCCGGTCTAGAACGATTGCCGAAGGTTGTCAGTGACGAGACCGGAGGCCGGGGAACCGACGTCGTAATTCTCGCATCAAACCATTCAAATATCTCAAACGTGCTTCCTCTTTTAGCCGCCGGCGGGAGGCTGTCGTTATTTTCCAGCCTCTCGAGAGAGTCCGCAGCTGTTTGGTTTGACGTCAATCACCTCCATTACCGGGAGTTAGAAGTCTCCGGGGCTTATGGATCTACCGCCACCCAGAATGCCGCCGCCCTCAAACTGATTGGGGAAGGTCTCCCGGTCGGGGAGTTAGTCACAAAACGGATAGGTTTAGAAGAGATCATGGACGGAATTCGATATACAAGCGATTGCGAGGGTCTCAAAGCAGTGATCCACCACAGTCAATAGATTTAAGCGAGAGGAGACAATGAACAAATAAAACAATCACCCACTGAATTTACGAAAGGAAAGGGAACAATATGAAAGACAATCTTAAAGACTTCGGAGCTGGCGTAGCTTTGCTTATCAGTAAAGGCAACCTGACACGGCAGGAAACGAAGGAAATGTTTGATCAACTGATGGCTAATACGCAGCCGGACTTACAGCAAGGGGCATTCCTCGCCGCCTTGACGGCAAAAGGTGAAACCGCTGAAGAGATTGCCGGAGCCTGGCAATCCATCTACGAGGGAGATACCGTTAGAGTCAGTGTAAAGACACCGAGACCTATCATTGACAATAGCGGAACTGGCATGGACAGCTTAAAGACCTTCAACGTCAGTACTGCTGCCGCGGTTATCGCCGCTGCGGGCGGCAATTATATGGCCCGGCATGGAGCCAGAGCACTGACTTCAACTTGCGGCACGATTGACATCTGCGAAGCTCTCGGCGTTGACGTTGAGTGCGATATCGATGTGGTGAAGAAATCCATCGAAGCGACCGGAATAGGCGTTTTCAATGGTATGAGCGCAAAGGTTCATCCCCAGGCACTTTTTAGGATCCTATCTCAGATCAGGTTCGGCACTACACTTAACATCTCGGCATCATTGTCCAACCCGGCGCTTCCACGTTATGGCGTCCGGGGTGTGTATACTCGCAGCCTTGTTGAACCGGTTGCCAGAGTCATGCGGGAGATCGGTTATAAAAGAGCTCTAGTATTCCATGGTTCCAATGGTTGCGGCCGGGGCATGGATGAAGTGTCTATCTTCGGCGAGACATATGTCGCAGAACTTTTAGATACTTCTGAAATCGTTACCTACACTATTACTCCAGAGGTCTTTGGTGTCAACAGCGCTGCCGAAACCGAAGTTTATCCGCTGCAAGATCGTCAGGCTGAGGCAAGAAGGTTGGTGGAAATTCTCGCCGGCAAAAGGACAACATCAGATTACCAGATGGTTTGCGCCAATGCCGCCCCCATATTCTGCGTAGGGGGACAGGTGAACGATATTGCACAGGGGCACCGACTGGCTCAGGACGTTGTTCGATCTGGCAAAGCGATCAAGAAACTTCGCGATTGGGTGGCTTCGCAAAACACCGTGCCCGAGTCCGGACTCAGTAAGCTTGATGAAATTATTAGTTCTATACAAAAAGTAAAATCTAAATCATAATATACGGAAAGGAAGAGTAGTATGTCACAGCTTTTAACGAATACCATAGCGGCCATCAAACCTCTGGACAAGACAGCCATGGAGAAAGCTGCAGCGAGGCAGGATCTACTTACCAAGCCGCAAGGCGCACTCGGACGACTGGAAGAGATATCCATCAGGCTGGCTGGGATCCAGAGTAAAGCTATACCTGTTATCAAAACAAAAGCAGTGATAACTATGGCCGGGGATCACGGTGTAGTAGCGGAAAAAGTTGGGAACTACCCTCAGGAAGTTACCCCTCAAATGGTTTTGAACTTCGTCCGCGGAGGTGCAGCTATCAATGTCATCGCCCGACAGATCGGTGCCCGTGTCGTCGTTGTAAACATGGGTGTTGCAGGTGATCTGCCGGCTGATATCCCGGTGGTCGACAAGCGGGTCGCGAGGGGTACCAAGAACATCGCTCGAGGGCCGGCGATGACCGAAGCCCAGGCCATTCAGTCAATAGAAGCCGGCATTGAAGTGGTCAACACAGAGATCGATAAAGGGCTCGACATTGTCGGTACCGGCGACATGGGCATCGGCAATACCACACCTTCCGCTGCCATCTGCGCCGTCATGAGCGGCCAGTCGGTAGACAAGGTTACAGGTCGCGGCACCGGCCTGTCAGACGAGCAACTCCAGCACAAGATCAAGGTCATCGAAAAAGCCATTGCCGTCAACAAGCCGGATGCTAAAAACGGTGTTGATGTCTTGTCGAAAATAGGTGGGTTTGAGATCGGCGGCATAGCCGGAGTCATTCTTGGGGCTGCTGCTCGCGGCGTGCCGGTTGTAGTCGACGGCTTCATCTCGGGTGCCGGTGCCCTGATCGCCGAGGCTTTGGCACCCCAGGCTAGAGAATACATGTTCCTGGGCCACCTGTCAGTTGAACCTGGCCACCGTATCATGGCCGACAAGCTGGGCCTGAAGCCCATAGTCACCCTCGATTTACGGCTGGGCGAGGGTACCGGCGCGGCAATCGGCATTTTCATCGCCGAGACATCGGCCAGAATCCTAGCGGAGATGGCTACTTTCGGCGAGGCGGGCGTATCGGAGAAGGAAGAGTAACGAAGATCGAGAATCGGGAATTGAAAATAGAAACGCACGGCCTTGTCCGTGGAGCGCTGTAGCCCAGATGTCCTTTTTAGCCGCTCTTCGCTTTTTAACCACCATTCCTATCCCTTTCAGGAGGGAAGAATGGGACCGGCCGTTGACCCAGCAGCAGTTTGCCAGGTCACTGGTGTACTACCCGCTTGTGGGCCTGATCATCGGCGGCATACTATGTGGGTTGTACTGGCTTTTCTCCACGTTTTTACCTCCGATTCTGACCAATGCCCTCATTATCGGTTCTCTGGCTTACCTGACCGGGGCGCTTCACCTCGACGGGTTGATCGATACCTTTGACGGGTTAGCCGGCGGGCATCGCTCGCCGGAGCGGCGCAAGCAGATCATGAAAACACCGGATGTCGGCGCCATAGGCGTGGTGACGGGTGTGGTGGCGCTGCTGCTCAAGTTTGCGGCGATAGCCTCAATCCCGGAGAGCCACACCTATTCGGCCCTTATCCTCATGCCGGTGCTGTCCCGCTGGGCAATGGCCTACGCCGTTTTCCGCTATCCCTACGGCAGAGACGCAGGCATGGGCAAAGAACTTAAGAGCGGCTCCAACGCCTGGGTGCTGCCGACGGCCAGTGTCGTCGCGGTTGTGTTTGTTGCCGCGGCCGGCGGATGGCTGGGCGTGGTCTCCATGGCCTTTATCTGGCTGCTGACGGCGACGCTAGCCGGATTTTTTCAGGGCAAGTTCCAAGGCCTTACCGGCGACACCTACGGCGCCATCAATGAGATCAGCGAGTTTGCCGTGCTTCTTTTGGTCGTGCTATTCTCTTTCAACAATTGGCTGTAATCGACACATACAAATTTTATAGCCACTTCAGATTGACTGTGCCATTTCCCCACGGGTGGAATCCCGCTCTTGCGGGAATGACAAAACAGAAATAAGGAACACTTGTGAAACTGATACTGATACGCCACGGCAAGACGGCCACAGATAACCCGGAAAAATGCCATGGTTCGACGGATATCGACCTGTCCGAAGAAGGATACCAGCAAGCTGCCAGGCTGGCGAACCGCTTCAAGGACCAGCAGATAGATGCCATGTACGCCTCCACGCTGCGGCGGGGCGCCGCAACCGCCGGCACCATCGCTGCGGCCCACAACATAGATGTCGTGTCCGCGCCTGAGCTAAACGAGGTTGATTTCGGCCGGATCGAGGGCATCACCTTCGAAGAAGCCTGCGGGCTATATCCTGACGTCACCGAGTTGTGGCGGTGCGGCAGCACCCAGTTATGCTTCCCGGCAGGTGAAACATTCACCGACTTTGCCGCCAGAGTCAACAGTTTCCTTCCGAGGCTCCAGGCACACCGAGATGACGAAACGATCATGCTGGTGGGCCACGGCGGGCCGTACAAGGTTTTGGTCTGCAGCCTGTTGGGACTGCCGATGGAACACTACTGGAAATTCAGGTTCGACATGGCGTCCGTAAGCATAATCGACATCTACCCGACGGGGGCAATGCTGGGCAAGCTGAGCGACACCTCTCATTTGGTTTAGAGCGAAAGGGTAAGTGATGGAGAAACGGACCGTATTACTTATCGGCGGAGCGCGCTCTGGTAAGAGCAGCTACGCCGAGGACTTAGCACGGCAGATTGGCGGTGAAGTACTGTTTGTGGCCACGGCAGAAGCCCGTGACGAGGAGATGCAGCGCCGCATCAAAGTCCATCAGAAGTCGCGACCGACACACTGGCACACTCTGGAGGCGCCGTGCCGGGTGGGTAGTTGCATCTCCCAGGACGACCGCCAGATTAATGTGGTCGTCCTCGACTGTGTCACACTGCTGGTGAACAACATTCTCTGCCAGCACATGGCGATCCACGACGAAAACGTGGATGAGAAAGCGGTGGAAACCGACGTGAAGGCCGAGGTCAACGCCATTATCGACTGCATGGAAAAAAGCCCGGCGACCTACATTCTCGTCACCAATGAAGTAGGGGAGGGTATCATTCCGCTGGGGGCAACCACCCGCATCTACCGCGACGTGCTGGGACGGGCCAACCAGATGCTGGCGCGGGCGGTCGATGAGGTGTATTTGATGGTGGCGGGCATACCGCTGCGGGTTAAGCCGCAGGGTTAGCCACCGGTCGATAGCCGGGAGCAACCATTGTTGTCCCGGGTTCCAAGGTGTTGGCTCTGCCGATTCGCTCGGTCCGGCATAAGACTAAAAAGAGGCGGCTCTTCCGAGCTGCCTCTTTTCGCTATCGCTGTTCAAAGCTAAACAAGCTTGTCGATCTTGGCCTGGAGCGAGCTCTCCGGGACGGCGCCGACGACGGTCTCGGCGACTTTGCCTTCCTTGAAGAACATGAGGGTGGGTATGGACATCACCCGGTACTGGCCGGCGGTCTTCTGGTTTTGGTCTACATTAATCTTGCAGAACTTGAATTTATCTTTGTGCTTCTCTTCCAGTTTGTCGATGACCGGGGCCACCATGCGGCAGGGGCCGCACCACGGCGCCCAAAAGTCCACCAGGACGGGCAGCATGGATTTCATCACCTCGGCGTCAAAGTTATCGTCGGTAACTTCCAGCGGCATAGTTCAACTCCTTCTGAAGACTATATCTAAAGTGTAACCTGTTGCCCGGGATAGGTCAACAAATAATTAGCTATCATCAGGCGTTCGCGGTGGCTTGTCGAACCTCGAACTTTTTTCAGCAGCTCAGGCACAGCCGATCAGAGCGTCGACCATGGCCCGCAACTGGTCCGAGGTGAAGCCCTTGATGACGATGCCGGCCTTGGGGCAGGTAGCCATGCAGACTCCGCAACCGCGGCATTTAACGGCGTCCGACTCGACGATCTTTTTCAATTCGCCGTCTTTCATGTATTCGACCAGGGTCAAGGCATTGAACGGACAGGGTTCGACACAGTAGGCGCAGCCGTCGCAGTTGGCCTCGACCACCTCGGACACCCGGGGCTCCAGCTCGATGCGGCCCTTGGCGATGGTCGCCAACACCCGCGCTGCCGCCGCTTGGGCCTGGGCGACAGTCTGAGGGATGTCCTTTGGTCCCTGGGCGCAACCGGCGATGAAGACGCCGTCGTTCATGGTGGCCACCGGATCCAGCTTGGGATGGCGCTCCAGGAAGAAGCCGTCGGCGCTGCGCGACAGGCCGAAGAGACGGCCAACGGCCTCGGCGTCTTTTTGCGGCTCGGCGGCCACGGCCAGCACCACCATGTCCACCGGTACCCGCAGCACGGCGCCCTGGAGGGTGTCCTCGACGATGACGATCAGTTTGCCGGCGGTTTCTTCGCCGATGGTCCGGTCGGTGATCTCGGCTACCTTGCCGCGGACGAAATTGACCCCTTCATCGCCGACGCGCTTGTAGAACTCCTCGTAGCCTTTGCCGGCGCAGCGCAGGTCGATATACATCTGGTACACGCTGGCCCCGGTGCGTTCCTGGATGAGATGGGCCTGTTTCAGGGAGTACATGCAGCATATCTGGGAGCAGTATTCGTGGTAATTCTTGTCGCGGCTGCCGACGCAGTGGACGATAGCCACGGACTCCGGCTTGCGGCCGTCCGAGAGCCTGATCTCGCCGCTGGTGGGGCCGGAGGCGTTGGCCAGCCGCTCAAACTCCAGGCTGGTAATGATGTTGTCGAATTTGCCGTAGCCGTAGTGCGAAATCGATGACGGGTCGAACGTGTCGTAACCGGTGGCCACGACGATATTGCCGACCTGGATCTCTACGTTATCGGCTTCCTGCTCGAAATCGATGCATTTTGCTTCGCAGGCCTCGACGCACTGGCGGCAGTCTGAGCAGCCGGCGCAGTTGAGGCAGCGGGCGGCCTCCGCTATCGCCTGAGCCTGGCTGAGGGTGAGTTCGGTCTCGGAGAACGAACCGGCGACGATAGGTGCGTGGGGAATCTCGACCCTCGGCAACCTGGCGACGCCCTTCAGCGACGGCCGGACCACGTTCTGTTGCGGTTTGCGGTCGACCCCGAGGCCCTTGCCGTTAAGGTAACGATCGATGGAGACGGCGGCTTCCTTGCCAGCGGCAATGGCTTCGATAACTGTAGCCGGGCCGGTGACGACATCGCCGCCGGAGAAGACACCCTCAATGCCGGTCGCCAGGGTCACCGGGTCGGCTTCGATGGCGCCGTTGGGACGCCGCGACAGTTCGGCGAAGCTACTCGCAGCAACGGACTGGCCGACGGCGACTATGACGTTATCAGTCTCTATGTCGAACTCGCTGCCGGTGATGGGCACGGGCCTGCGGCGGCCGGAGGCGTCCGGTTCGCCCAGATCCATGCGGACGCAACTCAATCCGGCGACCTTGCCACCTTTTTCAATGACGGCTACCGGCGCGGCAAGCAGGTGAAACTTTACACACTCGGACTCGGCGGCGGCGACTTCTTCGCTGATGGCAGGCATTTCCCCCCGGGAACGGCGGTAGACGATAGTCACATTTGGGGCTCCGAGGCGGATAGCGGTCCGGGCGACGTCGATGGCGGCGTTACCGCCGCCGATGACGGCGACTTTGCTGCCTAGCGGCGGCGCATTCCCTTGCCTAACCTTCTTGAGGAAACCGAGCGCATCATATACGCCTCCGGCCAATTCGCCGGGAATGCCAAGCTTCTGGCTCTGCCAGGCGCCGCAGGCGACGAAGACAGAGTGGTAACCCGCGTCTTTGAGCTGCTCAATAGAATCGACTTGAATACCGGTCTTGATTTCAGCGCCGAGTTCCTTGAGATAGTCGATATCGTTGTTCAAAGCCGCCTCCGGCAGCCTATAAGTCGGAATGCCGTAGCGCAGCATGCCGCCGGCCTTATCATCGGCCTCGAACACGGTCACAGGGTAGCCGAGCTTTAGCAAGTCATAAGCGCAGGCCAGGCCGGCCGGGCCGGAACCGACTACCGCCACTTTCTCGGCGCGACTGATTGACGGCGTCCCCGGGGTTCGGCCGTGCTCTATCTCGTATTCGGCTATGAAACGCTTCAGGGCACGGACGGACACGGCTTCATCGAAATCGCTGCGGCCGCATTCGGCCTCGCAGGGATGGGTGCAGACCCGGCCGCAGACGGCGGCAAAGGGCATAGTCCGCCGCACCACCTCGAGGGCTTCGGCGAATTTACCCTGGGCGATGAGGGCGATATAACCTTGGGCATTGACCCCGGCGGGACAGGCGGCGCGGCAGGGCGGCGTGCCGCGGCGGTCAATGGTATAGGTATTGGGCACGGACTGGGGGAAGGGACGGTAGGCAGCCTTGCGATCAACCAGCCCCAAGTCGAACTCCGATGGGATCGATACCGGGCAGACGGCGGCACAGTCGCCACAGCCCTTGCAGTCTTTCTCACGGATATACCGTGTCTTGCGGTTGACCGTCACCTTGAAGTTGCCGGCGTGGCCGGATACTGCGGAAACCTCGCTGTAAGATAACAGGTCGATGTTGGGATGCTGGCCGGCCTGGCTCATCCGGGGCGTGGAGATGCAGGCGGCGCAGTCCAGGGTGGGGAAGGTCTTGTCCAGTTGCGCCATGTGGCCGCCGATGGTGGGGGATTTTTCAACCAGGTAGACCCTCCGGCCGGAATCGGCGATCTCCAGAGCGGCCGTGATGCCGGCGATGCCGCCGCCGACTACCAAGGTCGCCGGGTTGACCTCGATGCTTCGGGGCACCAGTGGCTCCTGCAGGCCGACGCGGCGGACGGCGGCGCGGACGGCGTCCTTGGCCTTTTGAGTGGCGGCGGCCGGGTTTTCCCGGTTGACCCAGGCGCAGTGCTCCCGAATATTGGCCATCTCCAGGAGGTAAGGGTTGAGGCCGGCGGCCTGCAGCACGCGGCGGTAGGTCTTCTCGTGCATGGTCGGGGAGCAGGCAGCGACGACGATGCGGTTGAGACCGAACTCGGCGATGTCTTTCTTAATGATGTCCTGGCCGGGATCGGAGCAGGTGTACTTGTTGGCGCGGGCGATGACCACGCCGGGCAGGGTCCCGGCGTACTCGGCGACGGCGGCGACATCGACGACGCTGGCGATGTTGATGCCGCAGTGGCAGATATAAACGCCGGTCCTGATTTCTTCGGCCATGAGAGCCTCCTAAGGTATTAAAGCGCGCGGGCGATCAGTTCACTGATATCAATTACCGAGAAATTTTCGGATAAAGACAAGTTTAGGGCGGTGTCCCGGAAATTGGACAGGCAATAGGGACAGGCGGTAACCAGGGTGTCGGCGCCGGTGGCCGCGGCCTGCTTCAGGCGCTCCTCGCAGAAGCGTTCGCTCCGAGGCGTTTCCATCCAGATGCGCCCGCCGCCGCCGCCGCAGCACAGGCTGTCGGTTCCGGCGGGTTCCATCTCGACGAGCTCGGCGCCGGAAGCGGCGATCAACCGCCTCGGCTCATCATATATGTCGTTGTGGCGGCCCAGGTAGCATGGATCGTGGTAGGTGATTTTCCCCGTTATGGCTGCGGGGAGGAGCAATCGTCCCTGGTCGACGAGCCGGGCCATGAGCTGGCTGGTATGAATAATTTCGAAACTCCCGTCGAGCTCGGGGTACTCGTTGACCAGCGTGTGATAGCAGTGTGGCGAGTTGACGACAATCCTACGGACGCCGCTGTCCTTGAAAAGTTGGATATTGCCGCTGGCAAGCTGCATGAAAAGCTCCTCGTCGCCGCTTTTGCGGGCTGATTCGCCGCAGCAGGAAATGCCTTCAAGGATACCAAAATCGACACCGGCGGCGGAGAGAACCCTGGCCGTTGAGAGGCCGATGTTTTTCATCGCCGGGTCGAAGGCGGTATAGCAGCAGGGGAACAAGAGGTATTCGGTCGCTTCATCAAATGCCTTGACACCGAGGTTTTCCGCCCAGGCGTTGCGGTTCTCGCCGGCTTCACCCATGGGGTTGCGGGCGGCGGACAGGTTGCGTAGGGCCCCGGATAGCGCGGCGGGGGCCTCGGCGATGCCCATGCCGATGACTGAACGCCGCAGGGCGCGCATCAGCTCGATGATGGGTACACCGCGAGGGCAGCGCTGGACGCACTTGTTACAGGTGACGCAGCGCCATATGGCGTCGGATTCGAAACCGGTCAGTC
Proteins encoded in this region:
- the cbiB gene encoding adenosylcobinamide-phosphate synthase CbiB, which codes for MDIVLILLVALLIEFAIGDPPNAVHPTAWFGKAIYFFERFGFRGGKTYQFVYGTVATLFLAAGGAMAAWFLTDWLREINYALYIIVSGVLLKMTFSFVYLRKTALHIKRLIEKDETLDKARFELRALVSRDTSKLPRPYLVSATVESVSESLCDSLVSPLFFFVVGSLFGTLGLAAAFGFRVVSTFDSMIGYHGKYEYFGKFPARLDDVLNYIPARLSALAIIAGAWLTKMEARRAWRVAKIDHLKTESPNAGWPMAAAAGALGVQFEKIDHYRLGRIDRPMTPGVIDDSLRLINSATLVWFIICFAIGGVHIALS
- a CDS encoding histidinol-phosphate transaminase codes for the protein MLSPRPEVAALKSCYHGGPNYAEFERLGIRPEEVIDFSSNSNPYPFRLDFSIDDVVIDHYPDSDSTDLRRLIAAENGVKPSNVIVGSGSMEVIRLIAQAYLSQSDRVLICKPTFGEYEIACRIAGAQVIDLWAEERFCFRFDARRVAALIQNLQTKAVFICNPNNPTGQYLSLSEIEHVLEVNPSCLLVLDEAYIAFTKNSWDSMDLHSHRNLVIIRSMTKDYALAGLRLGYAIADESIIANLEKVKPPWNVNAIAQRAGIQALRDKRYLNRSERLVKRGRDYLINELSAMGFHIVPTMTNFFLMGVDDAKIFRSKLLIKGLIVRDCTSFGLPQYVRIAPRTLPECRRLVHAIKSRD
- a CDS encoding alcohol dehydrogenase catalytic domain-containing protein — protein: MKTAVLIQPGNLRVLRTKRPTCPQRGLVVKVTCCAICSSDARMVLNGHQGLVYPRVPGHEIAGVVFESKNPAYNIGDRVQIYPGINCGYCTACLRGDTRRCASLKTLGFSEDGGFSEYLSVTDTSILSGGLNLIPQNITDEEATLTEPLASCINAQEKTRVNKGDIVLIIGGGPLGLLNSFIARKMGAEKVLISERNEKRLALVKKLGRADRVIDAGLERLPKVVSDETGGRGTDVVILASNHSNISNVLPLLAAGGRLSLFSSLSRESAAVWFDVNHLHYRELEVSGAYGSTATQNAAALKLIGEGLPVGELVTKRIGLEEIMDGIRYTSDCEGLKAVIHHSQ
- the trpD gene encoding anthranilate phosphoribosyltransferase — its product is MKDNLKDFGAGVALLISKGNLTRQETKEMFDQLMANTQPDLQQGAFLAALTAKGETAEEIAGAWQSIYEGDTVRVSVKTPRPIIDNSGTGMDSLKTFNVSTAAAVIAAAGGNYMARHGARALTSTCGTIDICEALGVDVECDIDVVKKSIEATGIGVFNGMSAKVHPQALFRILSQIRFGTTLNISASLSNPALPRYGVRGVYTRSLVEPVARVMREIGYKRALVFHGSNGCGRGMDEVSIFGETYVAELLDTSEIVTYTITPEVFGVNSAAETEVYPLQDRQAEARRLVEILAGKRTTSDYQMVCANAAPIFCVGGQVNDIAQGHRLAQDVVRSGKAIKKLRDWVASQNTVPESGLSKLDEIISSIQKVKSKS
- the cobT gene encoding nicotinate-nucleotide--dimethylbenzimidazole phosphoribosyltransferase, with product MSQLLTNTIAAIKPLDKTAMEKAAARQDLLTKPQGALGRLEEISIRLAGIQSKAIPVIKTKAVITMAGDHGVVAEKVGNYPQEVTPQMVLNFVRGGAAINVIARQIGARVVVVNMGVAGDLPADIPVVDKRVARGTKNIARGPAMTEAQAIQSIEAGIEVVNTEIDKGLDIVGTGDMGIGNTTPSAAICAVMSGQSVDKVTGRGTGLSDEQLQHKIKVIEKAIAVNKPDAKNGVDVLSKIGGFEIGGIAGVILGAAARGVPVVVDGFISGAGALIAEALAPQAREYMFLGHLSVEPGHRIMADKLGLKPIVTLDLRLGEGTGAAIGIFIAETSARILAEMATFGEAGVSEKEE
- the cobS gene encoding adenosylcobinamide-GDP ribazoletransferase, which codes for MSFLAALRFLTTIPIPFRREEWDRPLTQQQFARSLVYYPLVGLIIGGILCGLYWLFSTFLPPILTNALIIGSLAYLTGALHLDGLIDTFDGLAGGHRSPERRKQIMKTPDVGAIGVVTGVVALLLKFAAIASIPESHTYSALILMPVLSRWAMAYAVFRYPYGRDAGMGKELKSGSNAWVLPTASVVAVVFVAAAGGWLGVVSMAFIWLLTATLAGFFQGKFQGLTGDTYGAINEISEFAVLLLVVLFSFNNWL
- a CDS encoding histidine phosphatase family protein, yielding MKLILIRHGKTATDNPEKCHGSTDIDLSEEGYQQAARLANRFKDQQIDAMYASTLRRGAATAGTIAAAHNIDVVSAPELNEVDFGRIEGITFEEACGLYPDVTELWRCGSTQLCFPAGETFTDFAARVNSFLPRLQAHRDDETIMLVGHGGPYKVLVCSLLGLPMEHYWKFRFDMASVSIIDIYPTGAMLGKLSDTSHLV
- the cobU gene encoding bifunctional adenosylcobinamide kinase/adenosylcobinamide-phosphate guanylyltransferase translates to MEKRTVLLIGGARSGKSSYAEDLARQIGGEVLFVATAEARDEEMQRRIKVHQKSRPTHWHTLEAPCRVGSCISQDDRQINVVVLDCVTLLVNNILCQHMAIHDENVDEKAVETDVKAEVNAIIDCMEKSPATYILVTNEVGEGIIPLGATTRIYRDVLGRANQMLARAVDEVYLMVAGIPLRVKPQG
- the trxA gene encoding thioredoxin: MPLEVTDDNFDAEVMKSMLPVLVDFWAPWCGPCRMVAPVIDKLEEKHKDKFKFCKINVDQNQKTAGQYRVMSIPTLMFFKEGKVAETVVGAVPESSLQAKIDKLV